A region of Salvia splendens isolate huo1 unplaced genomic scaffold, SspV2 ctg53, whole genome shotgun sequence DNA encodes the following proteins:
- the LOC121790494 gene encoding putative late blight resistance protein homolog R1B-16, protein MALDAFISLELTIDDLINNPFSSVSLAPPTHQILEFAYHQLHSSQQIARKLLLRTTTSLDLQIKVAVSTLLHTIRSLKQKHAPSGSSVRYIEFSAEEVKHLTQDIHSFAKLFNTLHAAADVKEEEDDVSSNIVFSERKSKMIGFFDHYKQLKYHLTSSASHMSPIVLVLVGMAGIGKTTLAAQVFEDSDIVKHYDLRVWVNIGGKCQLKEIPRRILAKLNPDLSDRFLSEGEDHEIARCLRENLKGKRYLFVVDDVWNKYTACHFKWWSKYKIFESEPFPYEGNGSRVLLTTRLQQADEHDGKFPDYVSKLRFLDKEESWELLRENVFGEELCTYQFERAGRKIAENCEGLPLMIVEVAELLSSKERTLHYWNEVAAKKNHELFMDAYDGISKVLYSSYENLTELLKLCFLYMGVFPQNYEIPRTKLINMWSVDGFLEGNAHEFQSFSAIECLNELVANNVVMIYQSSLSPDSIGYEQIKTCGLHSSLWHLCNREGRETKFCRVLNGLGDGLGGDIEGQSRLSFHNNVLFGIKDVCESVEVRCASTARSLLCYGPYQQYPVPICSGLKLLRELDALTIRFYEFPLEVLEFVELRYLALTLSGELPASISRLTNLEFLIVGRHLSIKSCRGLSYLPVEIWNMKEMKHINVMDSDIPNPCGASLESLLTLSNVSVHSCTEEVFSAVPKLEKLGIRIELAYDDDVKLLSSLDRVSILKELRSLKCVIVSSEIVPPPAAPFPKFPSYLTKLSLSGLYNSFLALI, encoded by the coding sequence ATGGCTTTGGATGCATTCATATCACTCGAGCTCACCATCGACGACCTCATAAACAATCCTTTTTCTAGTGTGTCGCTTGCTCCACCAACTCATCAAATTTTGGAATTCGCATACCACCAACTCCACTCCTCTCAGCAAATCGCCAGAAAATTGCTCTTGCGCACCACCACCAGTTTGGATCTCCAAATCAAAGTCGCAGTATCCACATTACTACACACAATTAGATCATTGAAGCAGAAGCACGCGCCATCTGGAAGCAGCGTGCGCTACATCGAATTCTCCGCAGAGGAGGTGAAACATCTCACCCAAGATATTCACTCCTTTGCAAAGTTATTTAACACATTGCACGCCGCCGCCGAcgtcaaagaagaagaagatgatgtttcATCGAATATCGTTTTTTCTGAGCGCAAATCGAAGATGATTGGTTTCTTCGACCATTACAAACAACTCAAATACCATCTCACTAGTTCAGCATCTCACATGTCACCCATAGTTTTGGTCCTCGTTGGGATGGCAGGCATCGGTAAGACAACACTTGCTGCACAAGTTTTCGAAGATTCAGATATCGTGAAACACTACGATCTTCGCGTGTGGGTGAACATTGGGGGAAAATGTCAACTGAAAGAGATCCCGCGGCGCATTCTAGCTAAGCTGAATCCCGATCTAAGCGATCGATTCCTCTCGGAAGGTGAGGATCACGAAATTGCTCGGTGCCTGCGTGAGAATTTGAAGGGCAAGAGATATCTCTTTGTTGTAGATGATGTATGGAACAAATACACGGCGTGTCACTTCAAATGGTGGAGCAAATACAAAATATTTGAATCGGAGCCTTTTCCATACGAGGGAAATGGAAGTCGAGTGTTGCTCACAACCAGGCTGCAGCAAGCAGATGAACACGATGGTAAATTTCCTGATTATGTCTCGAAATTGCGCTTCTTGGATAAGGAGGAAAGCTGGGAGCTTCTGCGTGAGAACGTGTTTGGTGAAGAGCTGTGCACTTATCAATTTGAGAGAGCTGGAAGGAAGATTGCGGAGAATTGTGAAGGTCTTCCTCTTATGATTGTTGAGGTTGCAGAGCTCTTGTCTTCGAAGGAGAGGACGTTGCACTATTGGAACGAAGTTGCAGCAAAGAAAAATCACGAGCTTTTCATGGATGCTTATGATGGAATATCAAAGGTACTGTATTCAAGCTATGAGAATTTGACTGAGTTGCTAAAACTATGTTTTCTGTATATGGGAGTTTTTCCTCAAAATTATGAGATTCCTCGAACTAAGCTGATCAATATGTGGAGTGTAGATGGATTTCTTGAAGGAAATGCACATGAATTCCAATCTTTTAGTGCAATAGAATGTTTAAATGAGCTTGTTGCAAATAACGTGGTCATGATATATCAAAGCAGCCTGTCTCCGGATTCAATTGGTTATGAGCAAATAAAAACTTGTGGACTTCATTCTTCGTTATGGCACTTGTGTAACAGAGAAGGTAGGGAGACGAAATTCTGTCGCGTCTTAAACGGTCTTGGTGACGGTTTAGGAGGAGATATAGAGGGGCAGAGTAGATTGTCCTTCCACAACAATGTTTTGTTTGGCATCAAAGATGTATGTGAGTCAGTGGAAGTTCGTTGTGCATCAACTGCGCGTTCTCTTCTTTGTTATGGTCCTTATCAACAATATCCAGTTCCCATATGCTCTGGTTTGAAGTTGCTGAGAGAGTTGGATGCTCTTACAATCCGTTTCTATGAGTTCCCATTGGAGGTTTTAGAATTTGTTGAGCTGAGGTACCTAGCCCTCACTTTGAGTGGAGAACTCCCTGCTTCCATATCCCGACTCACAAACCTTGAGTTCTTGATTGTGGGTCGCCATTTGAGCATCAAATCGTGCAGGGGGTTGTCGTATTTGCCAGTGGAGATATGGAACATGAAGGAGATGAAGCATATTAATGTCATGGATAGTGACATACCCAATCCTTGTGGGGCTTCATTGGAAAGTTTACTCACACTTTCAAATGTGAGTGTTCATAGCTGTACTGAGGAAGTTTTTAGTGCAGTTCCAAAGTTGGAGAAACTCGGGATTCGAATTGAATTAGcatatgatgatgatgttaaACTCTTGAGCTCCCTTGACCGAGTTTCCATTCTCAAAGAACTGAGATCGCTCAAATGTGTGATAGTGAGTTCTGAGATAGTGCCTCCTCCGGCTGCTCCATTTCCAAAATTCCCATCATATTTGACGAAGCTGAGTTTGAGCGGGCTGTATAATTCATTTCTTGCACTCATATAA